Genomic DNA from Tepidibacillus fermentans:
GATACTGTTTTCTTCGGAATGATCTGCTTGGTTGTTTGAATCGATACCTCATTATTCATGGATCACACCTTCTCTCTGCTCTAGTTGTTCAGCGGAGGTTTTCCAAATGCGATAAGTTTGCTGTAAAAAACGAATTCCCATTAAACCAAAGGCTATTGGTATTAGTGATCTTGGAATGTATAATGGCATTTCCATTTCAGGAGATAATTGTCCTAAATGAAGAACATCCTGTACATGCAAATACCCTAAATAGGCGATTAGGACTGAAAAAAATACACTGACTAAGTTCCCAAGAATCAAAATTGCTTTTTGCGTTTTGGCTTCAAAATTCTTAATTAAGAGATCAACACCAAGATGAACATTCTCTCGTACACCAATTGAAGCACCAATAAGACCTACCCAAATTAATAAGTAATTCACCAGTTCAAACGAAAAACCCATACTTGTACCAAATTGTCTCAAAATAACTTCAATAAATGCTACAGTAACTGCGACCGCAAGTGCTAAAATGACAAATATCTCTTCTAGTTTATTTAGAACAAAATTAACTGATTTCATCATTCTCACATCCTTTCTAGCTGTAAAATGGG
This window encodes:
- a CDS encoding TRAP transporter small permease, with translation MKSVNFVLNKLEEIFVILALAVAVTVAFIEVILRQFGTSMGFSFELVNYLLIWVGLIGASIGVRENVHLGVDLLIKNFEAKTQKAILILGNLVSVFFSVLIAYLGYLHVQDVLHLGQLSPEMEMPLYIPRSLIPIAFGLMGIRFLQQTYRIWKTSAEQLEQREGVIHE